One genomic segment of Vibrio quintilis includes these proteins:
- a CDS encoding precorrin-2 dehydrogenase/sirohydrochlorin ferrochelatase family protein, with protein sequence MQYFPLFLDLKDKAVFVVGGGEVASRKIEALIKVGAQVTLVSPEIVPFLRALADKGEIRWLEQTYHRRLLNGDYVQVWATTNNSQLNHQIHADAKQSGIMVNVVDDQPYCDFITPSMITRGKIQIAISSGGASPVLIRNLRESVESVLPFNLSLLAEFGGRKREQIKSDISGIDARRAFWERFFADKTVAGATTLSQLEHRYQQLLSNPEPRVNEVIWVTYHDDIELLPIKALQFMQKADLVLHQENVEPEILELCRRDANRSVYADSADLADQLKQERTKHRYLCVLLHEQDSRVSGLFEAGDRHLGAGFFRHY encoded by the coding sequence ATGCAATATTTTCCACTTTTTTTAGATCTCAAAGATAAAGCCGTTTTTGTCGTCGGAGGCGGGGAAGTCGCCAGCCGGAAAATAGAAGCTTTAATCAAAGTTGGTGCTCAGGTGACTTTAGTGTCTCCGGAGATCGTTCCTTTTCTTCGTGCTCTTGCTGATAAGGGTGAGATCCGCTGGCTTGAACAAACGTATCACCGCCGGTTATTAAATGGGGATTATGTTCAGGTCTGGGCAACAACGAATAACTCACAGCTCAACCATCAGATTCATGCAGATGCGAAACAGTCGGGCATCATGGTGAATGTGGTTGATGACCAGCCATACTGCGACTTTATCACGCCTTCCATGATTACCCGGGGGAAAATTCAGATTGCGATATCCAGTGGTGGAGCCTCACCGGTTTTGATCCGTAATTTGCGGGAATCCGTTGAATCGGTTTTACCATTCAATCTGTCGTTACTGGCCGAATTTGGTGGCCGGAAACGTGAGCAGATCAAATCTGATATCTCCGGGATTGACGCAAGAAGAGCTTTCTGGGAAAGATTTTTTGCAGATAAAACCGTAGCAGGCGCAACGACGCTGTCGCAGCTGGAACACCGCTATCAACAATTACTTTCCAATCCTGAACCCCGGGTGAATGAAGTGATATGGGTGACATATCATGACGATATTGAACTGCTGCCTATCAAGGCTTTGCAGTTCATGCAAAAAGCGGACTTAGTCTTGCACCAGGAAAATGTAGAACCTGAGATTCTGGAATTATGCCGTCGGGATGCAAATCGTTCTGTATATGCCGATTCTGCAGATTTAGCCGATCAACTTAAGCAGGAAAGAACAAAGCATCGTTATCTTTGTGTTTTGCTTCATGAGCAGGATAGTCGGGTTTCCGGATTGTTCGAAGCTGGCGACCGTCATTTGGGAGCTGGATTCTTCAGACACTATTGA
- a CDS encoding putative PEP-binding protein, with translation MSIEHPQYASEYPIAFGNVLPAGSQQQSGPASHLYVSLSDLIAEAIFYHPGIDAHLSELDETEKKSLESILDGKPVSEHFVAVLVEQVIHMIESADYETIRICLSDADSHEYRSLIGGRFEPEEVNPAMGCRGVSRLVSAHQSQHFSLECEVIKQLRKKNIPVEVVVPFVRTLSDAAAVIDRLAEQGLPRGLNGLKVLYSCDVPSAALLSERLLHYFDGVVVHVDHLTQFTLGVDKYNESLSHLCTPESESVTSLIDMVVKSAHRVKKTAAVVIQSFELHPEFQLYAKERLQADVLYTY, from the coding sequence ATGAGCATTGAGCATCCTCAATATGCCAGTGAATATCCAATAGCTTTTGGCAACGTGCTTCCTGCTGGTTCACAGCAACAATCGGGTCCTGCTTCACATCTTTATGTTTCACTGTCAGATTTAATCGCTGAAGCAATTTTTTATCATCCGGGAATCGATGCTCATCTCTCTGAGCTGGATGAGACAGAGAAAAAATCTCTTGAAAGTATTCTGGATGGAAAACCGGTGAGTGAACACTTTGTGGCGGTATTGGTTGAGCAAGTCATTCATATGATTGAGTCTGCGGATTATGAAACGATCCGGATTTGTCTGAGTGATGCTGACAGCCATGAATACCGGTCGTTAATCGGTGGTCGTTTTGAACCTGAAGAAGTCAACCCTGCAATGGGGTGTCGTGGTGTTTCCCGTTTGGTTTCAGCTCATCAGAGTCAGCATTTTTCTCTGGAGTGTGAAGTCATAAAACAATTGCGGAAAAAAAATATTCCTGTAGAAGTTGTGGTGCCATTTGTCCGGACACTCAGTGATGCTGCTGCAGTGATTGACCGGCTGGCAGAGCAGGGATTGCCCAGAGGTTTGAATGGTTTGAAGGTGTTGTATTCATGTGATGTGCCTTCGGCGGCTTTGTTGTCCGAACGTTTGCTCCATTACTTTGATGGTGTTGTTGTCCATGTTGATCACTTAACTCAGTTCACTCTGGGGGTTGATAAGTACAACGAGTCATTATCTCATTTATGTACGCCTGAGAGTGAATCCGTCACGTCTTTGATTGATATGGTGGTTAAATCAGCTCACCGGGTGAAGAAAACGGCTGCTGTCGTGATTCAGTCTTTTGAATTGCATCCGGAGTTCCAGCTGTATGCCAAAGAAAGACTACAGGCTGACGTTCTTTATACCTACTGA
- a CDS encoding YajQ family cyclic di-GMP-binding protein, producing the protein MPSFDIVSEIDSVELRNAIDNSNRELSTRFDFRNVEATFDLKDSTAKLSAEDDFQLNQMMDILRSNLAKRGVDANAMEIKDAVHSGKNWYKDVDFKQGIDSLTAKKLVKSIKDQKFKVQASIQGEKVRVTGKKRDDLQQVIAWIKSADFDQPFQFNNFRD; encoded by the coding sequence ATGCCATCTTTTGATATTGTCTCAGAAATCGACTCAGTTGAACTCCGTAACGCCATTGATAATTCAAACCGGGAGCTTTCTACCCGTTTTGACTTCCGTAATGTGGAAGCGACTTTTGATTTGAAAGACAGCACAGCCAAACTATCGGCTGAAGATGACTTTCAGCTGAATCAGATGATGGATATTTTGCGCAGTAACCTCGCCAAACGCGGCGTAGATGCCAATGCAATGGAAATCAAAGACGCTGTCCATTCAGGCAAAAACTGGTATAAAGATGTCGATTTTAAGCAAGGGATTGATTCACTGACCGCCAAAAAGCTGGTGAAATCAATTAAAGATCAGAAATTCAAAGTCCAGGCTTCAATTCAGGGAGAAAAAGTCAGGGTGACCGGCAAAAAACGGGATGATCTCCAGCAGGTCATCGCATGGATTAAGTCGGCAGATTTTGACCAGCCTTTCCAGTTTAATAACTTCAGAGATTAA
- a CDS encoding CvfB family protein gives MIRIGQVNQLVVTKEADFGVFLDAEDYGSVLLPAKYIHQPVAVGETMAVFLYFDSDNQLAATTDSPAAQVGEWGMMKVVGINNTGAFVDWGIREKDLLIPFSEQRGRLSEGQSILVYVYTDKASGRIVGTTKFNKWLDKTPASYTRNQKVELLIAERSQFGFKTIVNGTHWGMLFQSDIFGRLFVGKRVKGYIKQIREDGKVDVALQRVGMAKLDDLSEKILDLLNKKDGFLPLCDKSSPEEIFAVFRTSKGTFKKSIGNLYKKGYITIESAGIRLASVKND, from the coding sequence ATGATTCGAATTGGACAAGTGAACCAGCTGGTTGTAACCAAAGAAGCTGACTTTGGCGTATTTCTGGATGCTGAAGATTACGGCTCGGTGCTGCTCCCTGCAAAATATATTCATCAGCCTGTGGCTGTTGGTGAAACGATGGCAGTCTTTCTCTATTTTGATTCTGATAATCAACTGGCTGCAACGACTGATAGTCCTGCTGCTCAGGTTGGTGAATGGGGGATGATGAAAGTTGTTGGTATCAATAATACAGGTGCTTTTGTTGACTGGGGGATTCGGGAAAAAGACCTGTTAATTCCATTCAGTGAGCAGCGGGGACGGTTGAGTGAAGGTCAGTCCATTTTAGTTTATGTTTATACTGACAAGGCGTCCGGCAGAATTGTCGGAACAACGAAGTTTAATAAATGGCTTGATAAAACGCCCGCATCCTATACCCGCAATCAAAAGGTTGAGTTACTGATTGCGGAGCGTTCCCAGTTCGGGTTTAAAACCATTGTTAATGGTACTCACTGGGGCATGCTGTTTCAGTCTGACATATTCGGCCGCTTGTTTGTCGGTAAGCGCGTCAAAGGCTATATCAAACAGATACGGGAAGACGGAAAAGTTGATGTCGCTTTGCAAAGAGTTGGTATGGCGAAGCTGGATGATTTGAGCGAAAAAATTCTGGATCTGCTCAATAAGAAAGATGGGTTTTTGCCATTGTGTGATAAGTCTTCCCCGGAAGAGATTTTCGCGGTATTCAGAACCAGCAAGGGCACATTCAAAAAATCAATCGGGAATTTATACAAGAAAGGCTATATTACGATTGAATCTGCCGGTATTCGTCTGGCGTCAGTTAAGAACGATTGA
- a CDS encoding amino acid ABC transporter substrate-binding protein, giving the protein MANKLKLLTSIVAASTALMANSASAAESTLDKVLSQGFVTCGVSTGLPGFSNPNAKGQWEGIDVEYCKALAAAVLGDKNKVKFVPLTAKERFTALQSGEIDVLSRNTTWTLQRDTALGLNFVGVTYYDGQGFMVKKDLGVKNAKELDGASVCIQSGTTTELNLADYFRKQGMSYKPVVFDTSAQTAKGFDAGRCDVLTSDQSQLYALRVNLKKPSSAAVLPDIISKEPLGPVVRQDDDKWFNVAKWTLFALVNAEEYGITSGNVDKMKKSTDPNIKRILGLDGPKGSGLGIRDDWGYQIIKQVGNYGEVFENSVGSGSPLKISRGVNALWNEGGFMYAPPIR; this is encoded by the coding sequence ATGGCGAACAAATTAAAACTACTCACGTCAATTGTTGCCGCGTCAACAGCTTTGATGGCAAATTCAGCTTCTGCAGCAGAAAGTACACTGGATAAAGTACTCTCTCAGGGATTTGTAACTTGTGGTGTCAGTACCGGTCTTCCCGGCTTTTCTAACCCAAATGCCAAAGGCCAGTGGGAAGGGATTGACGTTGAATACTGTAAAGCTCTGGCGGCCGCTGTATTAGGAGACAAAAATAAAGTTAAATTTGTTCCTCTTACAGCAAAAGAACGTTTCACTGCCCTTCAGTCCGGTGAAATTGATGTCCTGTCACGGAACACAACCTGGACGTTACAACGGGATACGGCTCTGGGTCTGAACTTTGTTGGTGTCACTTACTATGATGGCCAGGGCTTTATGGTCAAAAAAGACCTTGGCGTAAAAAATGCCAAAGAGCTTGATGGTGCATCCGTTTGTATTCAGTCCGGAACGACCACTGAGCTGAACCTTGCTGATTATTTCCGCAAACAGGGAATGAGCTATAAGCCAGTTGTATTTGATACATCCGCACAGACAGCTAAAGGATTCGATGCAGGTCGTTGTGACGTTCTGACATCTGATCAGTCTCAGTTATATGCATTGCGTGTTAATCTGAAAAAACCATCATCTGCAGCCGTTCTGCCTGACATTATTTCAAAAGAGCCTTTAGGTCCTGTTGTTCGTCAGGATGATGACAAATGGTTCAATGTTGCTAAGTGGACTTTATTCGCACTGGTGAACGCAGAAGAATACGGTATCACTTCCGGAAACGTGGATAAGATGAAAAAATCAACTGATCCAAACATCAAACGTATTCTTGGCTTAGATGGACCAAAGGGTTCAGGTCTGGGTATCCGTGATGACTGGGGTTACCAGATCATCAAACAAGTTGGTAACTATGGTGAAGTATTTGAAAACTCTGTTGGTTCAGGCTCACCATTGAAAATCTCCCGCGGTGTGAATGCCTTATGGAATGAAGGCGGCTTCATGTACGCTCCACCAATCCGTTAA